A region from the Malus domestica chromosome 07, GDT2T_hap1 genome encodes:
- the LOC103428538 gene encoding protein ORANGE, chloroplastic-like — MLCSGRLLAVSFPVNRCRPYKLHSAGCSKFSYPEAPYQQAAPDGDPLPWLRNPTPPLSLRLSILIPIPPLIQTPPEGPETVQDFATMELQEIQDNIRSRRNKIFLHMEEVRRLRIQQRIKRAELGAVNEDQENELPSFPSFIPFLPPLSSDNLKQYYAVCYSIIAGFILFGGLIAPSLELKLGIGGTSYKDFIVNMHLPLQLSQVDPIVASFSGGAVGVISALMVVEINNVKQQEHKRCKYCLGTGYLACARCSSTGTLVLTEPVSTADGGNQPLSLPKTERCSNCSGAGKVMCPTCLCTGMAMASEHDPRIDPFD, encoded by the exons atgcTCTGCTCCGGCAGACTTTTGGCCGTTTCTTTCCCCGTAAATCGGTGCCGTCCGTACAAACTGCATAGCGCCGGCTGCTCCAAATTCAGCTACCCAGAAGCCCCATATCAACAAGCAGCTCCAGATGGCGATCCCTTGCCATGGCTTCGGAACCCGACTCCTCCTCTTTCGCTCCGTCTGTCGATTCTGATCCCAATCCCGCCGCTGATACAAACCCCGCCGG AGGGGCCTGAAACAGTGCAGGATTTTGCCACAATGGAGCTGCAGGAAATTCAAGATAATATTCGGAGTCGTCGCAACAAAATTTTCTTGCATATGGAGGAG GTTCGCAGGCTGAGGATACAACAGCGGATTAAACGTGCAGAGCTTGGAGCGGTAAATGAAGATCAAGAAAACGAACTTCCTAGTTTTCCATCGTTCATTCCATTTTTGCCTCCCCTG AGTTCAGACAACCTTAAGCAGTATTATGCTGTTTGTTATTCAATTATTGCGGGGTTTATCCTTTTCGGTGGCCTCATAGCACCCTCC TTGGAGTTGAAGCTGGGAATAGGAGGCACATCATATAAAGACTTTATAGTAAATATGCATCTGCCGTTGCAGTTGAG TCAAGTTGATCCCATAGTGGCGTCGTTCTCTGGAGGAGCAGTTGGAGTGATCTCAGCATTGATGGTAGTTGAAATAAACAATGTGAAACAGCAGGAGCATAAACGATGCAAATACTGTCTTGGAACTG GATATCTTGCTTGTGCTCGTTGCTCCAGCACTGGAACCCTTGTTCTTACTGAACCAGTATCGACAGCTGATGGCGGAAACCAACCCCTATCTCTGCCAAAAACTGAACGATGTTCAAATTGCTCAGGAGCGGGAAAG GTAATGTGCCCGACATGCCTTTGCACTGGAATGGCGATGGCAAGTGAACACGACCCTCGGATCGATCCCTTTGATTAG
- the LOC103429311 gene encoding ATP-dependent DNA helicase SRS2-like protein At4g25120 has protein sequence MSKENVQEYGGGLTAEQRNRISRNFRAAKALIDRKRPRNDAVSPDHHLPHTKICGGNGIQTPTQLNRVQRTPPPISASRYNSTRGEYGSASCSGSLSVSGTESSVSKSDSFTTPIRQPQFLTSFDSFSASGILNDDDFDESILQEIDALIEQKPSVDIQRDDIGSCGSDVSAASAPPLSSENQTDSVNHGWPNMPDEYLKYLLSLNERQREAACSDISVPLMIVAGPGSGKTSTIVGRVLMLLNEGISTSNILAMTFTTAAASEMRDRIGSVTGKATAKLLTISTFHSFSLQLCRSHAEKLERRPEFLIYGHGQQRRAIIEAVRLSEDEKSKTNLNVAIDGEESNGVTSPHHFKDASKKWLKFVTQAKASGKTPAECRRMGDVTGGEILRNYNDILKSCNALDYHDLISCSVKLLSDFPEVLKECQESWKAIVIDEFQDTSAMQYSLLRILASHNHITIVGDDDQSIFSFNGADISGFDYFRKDFSNYKKIRLNKNFRSTRYIVEAASSVIKNNKKRCQLKNVDTDNSSGSKVIIKESHNEDAQCAFVVDKILETVVRAIVAMIKTTLPGCDDGSYRQVFKALLAFEKEERRRKCSFISAACDIFSAKISGTLKRTQLTQGRKVLLTLEMISKLVLREQSISAVITSVANMVPQKYRLEQRAVVDVDGGKLLNEDNDMRSVLQYLLDDVSDFLSTHFVVGKGEREVVAEEKGCVNLLKAFIDYISERESENFHSRRHDNQSSVTLTTIHQSKGLEWDMVFIIKIYGLNMPMLYLIDGLKLVNESEIPFHEFNGVAKENGTSIEMCGKLFNIFQLYAD, from the exons ATGTCCAAGGAAAACGTTCAGGAATACGGCGGAGGGCTCACGGCGGAACAAAGAAACCGCATCTCTCGGAATTTCAGAGCCGCCAAGGCCCTCATTGATCGCAAACGCCCCCGCAACGACGCCGTTTCACCTGATCATCACCTCCCTCATACCAA AATCTGTGGCGGAAATGGAATCCAAACGCCAACTCAGCTCAATAGAGTTCAAAGAACACCGCCTCCGATTTCCGCAAGCCGGTACAATTCAACGCGTGGTGAATATGGCAGTGCTTCGTGTTCCGGAAGCTTAAGCGTTAGCGGGACCGAATCAAGCGTGTCAAAATCGGATTCTTTCACAACTCCAATCAGACAACCGCAGTTTCTGACTTCATTTGATTCTTTCTCTGCATCTGGAATTCTTAACGATGATGATTTCGATGAGAGTATTTTGCAGGAAATTGACGCTTTAATCGAGCAGAAACCGAGTGTGGACATTCAGCGTGATGATATTGGGAGTTGTGGTAGTGACGTTAGTGCCGCATCAGCGCCGCCTTTGAGTAGTGAAAACCAAACAGATTCTGTTAACCATGGATGGCCTAACATGCCGGATGAGTATTTGAAGTATTTGCTTTCTCTCAACGAAAGGCAGCGCGAGGCAGCTTGCAGCGATATTTCAGTACCTTTGATGATTGTTGCCGGCCCTGGAAGTGGAAAGACTTCAACGATAGTTGGGCGCGTTCTAATGCTGCTCAATGAG gGCATTAGCACGTCGAACATTCTAGCAATGACTTTCACTACAGCAGCAGCTTCCGAGATGAGAGATCGAATTGGATCTGTGACTGGGAAAGCAACGGCAAAACTACTAACAATCAgtacatttcattcattttcatTGCAACTTTGCCGATCACATGCTGAGAA ACTCGAGCGCAGACCAGAATTTTTGATATATGGACATGGGCAACAGAGAAGAGCAATCATTGAAGCTGTGCGGTTATCAGAAGATGAAAAGAGTAAAACGAATCTTAATGTTGCTATAGATGGGGAAGAGTCTAACGGCGTAACATCTCCACATCATTTTAAGGATGCATCAAAGAAATGGCTGAAGTTTGTGACACAG GCAAAAGCTTCTGGAAAGACTCCCGCTGAATGCCGAAGAATGGGTGATGTGACAGGA GGTGAAATTCTTAGGAATTACAATGATATCTTGAAATCGTGCAACGCTTTGGACTACCACGACTTAATTAGCTGCTCTGTGAAGCTGCTAAGTGATTTTCCTGAAG TGTTGAAGGAGTGCCAGGAGTCATGGAAAGCTATTGTAATAGACGAGTTTCAAGACACAAGTGCTATGCAATATAGTCTTTTGCGGATTCTCGCCTCTCATAACCACATAACCATTGTTGGCGATGATGATCAG TCCATTTTCAGTTTCAATGGGGCGGACATTTCTGGATTTGATTATTTTCGTAAAGATTTTTCAAATTACAAAAAG ATTAGGCTTAATAAAAACTTTCGGTCCACACGCTATATTGTGGAAGCTGCATCTTCtgttataaaaaacaataagaagCGATGCCAACTAAAGAATGTTGACACGGACAATTCTTCTGGGTCTAAG GTAATTATCAAGGAAAGTCACAATGAGGATGCACAATGTGCCTTTGTTGTCGACAAGATCCTGGAGACT GTAGTTAGAGCCATTGTTGCTATGATTAAAACAACTTTGCCTGGTTGTGATGATGGATCATATAGGCAAGTCTTCAAGGCTCTACTTGCTTTTgagaaagaggaaagaagaAG AAAATGCAGCTTCATATCAGCTGCTTGTGACATCTTTAGTGCAAAAATTTCTGGTACCTTGAAgag GACTCAGCTTACCCAAGGACGCAAGGTGCTGTTAACACTAGAGATGATTTCAAAACTTGTTCTCAGG GAACAATCGATTTCAGCTGTCATAACCTCAGTTGCGAATATGGTACCACAG AAGTACCGTCTTGAGCAACGTGCAGTCGTTGATGTAGATGGAGGAAAACTGCTGAATGAAGACAATGACATGAGATCT GTTCTTCAGTACCTACTAGACGACGTATCTGATTTCTTATCAACTCATTTTGTTGTGGGAAAAGGGGAGAGAGAAGTCGTAGCAGAAGAAAAAGGCTGCGTTAATTTACTCAAAGCTTTCATCGACTACATATCTGAGCGGGAGAGTGAAAATTTTCACTCCCGAAGACATGACAACCAAAGTTCTGTCACTTTGACTACTATTCATCAG TCAAAAGGTTTAGAGTGGGATATGGTTTTCATAATTAAG ATTTACGGATTAAACATGCCAATGCTATACCTAATTGATGGCTTGAAATTG GTAAATGAATCTGAGATCCCGTTCCATGAATTCAATGGCGTTGCAAAAGAAAATGGGACCTCCATTGAGATGTGCGGTAAATTGTTTAACATTTTTCAGTTATATGCAGATTAA
- the LOC114826143 gene encoding uncharacterized protein, with amino-acid sequence MEALIASYGDSSSGSDSESPAPPPPPPPELNNPQKPTPALPPPPLSLLDSPNSFGFLDFSASAQPSRVRNFPHVEGNYAVHVYIPVYIPPAPRKEMALFLNKLASLVPGLHAVDVDFPLDILRKDEHKLEQVALGREFHISLGRTVPIRVHQIDSLVTMLRQKLQIQRRYWIDFSKWEVFVNDDQTRTFVSIEIIAAGLAEITKQIQAVNEVYKLHNLPEFYKDPRPHISVAWALGDISNSLKKVVEEERRRSTIGGSLQKCIFTSKFNGIECRIGNETHKICKFSEE; translated from the exons ATGGAAGCCCTGATTGCCTCGTACGGAGACTCGTCGTCGGGCTCAGACTCCGAGTCGCCGGctccacctccaccaccacctccgGAGCTCAACAATCCTCAAAAACCGACCCCTGCGCTGCCTCCACCTCCTCTGTCACTTCTTGACAGCCCCAATTCCTTCG GATTTCTGGACTTCTCGGCAAGCGCCCAGCCGAGCAGAGTTCGGAACTTTCCTCACGTCGAAGGGAACTACGCAGTACATGTATACATCCCAG TTTATATACCACCAGCACCAAGGAAAGAGATGGCCTTGTTTTTGAACAAGCTAGCTTCTCTGGTGCCTGGTCTCCATGCGGTTGACGTTGACTTCCCGCTTGACATTCTGCGTAAGGACGAGCACAAGCTTGAACAAGTTGCTTTAGGCAGAGAGTTCCATATAAGTCTCGGAAGAACTGTTCCGATTCGGGTGCACCAGATTGATTCCTTGGTGACAATGCTGCGGCAGAAGCTTCAGATTCAGAGGCG GTATTGGATTGATTTTAGCAAGTGGGAGGTTTTTGTTAATGATGATCAGACCCGGACCTTTGTGTCAATCGAAATCATTGCTGCTGGGTTAGCTGAG ATAACAAAGCAGATTCAAGCTGTGAATGAGGTGTATAAGCTTCACAATCTTCCTGAATTTTACAAG GATCCACGCCCTCACATCTCGGTAGCTTGGGCATTGGGTGACATCAGCAATTCCCTGAAGAAAGTGGTTGAAGAAGAAAGACGAAGATCTACCATCGGAGGATCGTTACAGAAATGTATTTTTACCAGTAAATTCAATGGTATCGAATGTAGGATTGGTAATGAGACACACAAAATATGTAAATTTTCTGAAGAATAA